A section of the Pochonia chlamydosporia 170 chromosome 2, whole genome shotgun sequence genome encodes:
- a CDS encoding Zinc finger domain-containing protein, PHD-finger (similar to Cordyceps militaris CM01 XP_006671917.1) produces the protein MTAHSPCQRTAPFLHRTWLKSVKALQESSVMGNIISSPMHKLPHGGSHDGPPPKRRRISSPDSLDMDRLVASPRMSESGSTLRIEVLKILHKDSKRVKTYYGETPPDFFNTKARCKVTIFDMSSGPPQVLHCQSQLCDLITFQNPAGPYRIARVDLPRPFFVPHESILINRPDDGGFDLSDSYQLVIELEAANETNWPPLDEQDFGIPLQSLYPPWGTTRQWILSSTFDSVFGRLKHPLSLSARYPSDQSSYQTNYVMSVDLRWTAGFKALRRLEKGSMGCINAIDPDVDMYSDSVLGQPCENGANGVNGHIHGESLHDQDDELTGDQTPSRSLRTREKNKIYNLKVLSDQAIGREKKQRGRNLNPETNDGRVQYILPTDQPISLDYHRCVSCGAYHDSMDQLQLHLQSSHPAYNYILESTSQGPLFRVSSLREPTVSPHKAIHLGRATKPFNLQTLISGDQSWALSRLGLDADEVFKSPTKSFLDRVQSGSPVAKPPKLPLRRPVKATKISKVLVPKIPQPLFHPISKAKLKPGQEVPQNVLDSTWLIQRHRESIAEFSDVTAAEKEYIWEWDGYILQQNITSAAYFSRNWLGFVEEKASWLSGKDHRMLEFGKHASVLLARDALDDEDLQQAFKYINEARAKLTHGQTQQTETSGIDGQAKDMASTKQSLKVSQIRKGANGCTVCQLPVLGPRLLLCANVVRFPKPCLQWTERTIERVLG, from the coding sequence ATGACGGCGCATAGCCCTTGCCAGCGGACAGCCCCCTTTCTCCATCGCACCTGGCTCAAGAGTGTTAAAGCTCTCCAAGAGTCATCCGTCATGGGAAACATAATATCTTCGCCTATGCATAAGTTGCCTCATGGCGGAAGTCATGACGgcccgccgccaaagcgACGTCGCATTTCATCACCCGACTCACTCGACATGGATCGTCTCGTCGCATCACCACGCATGTCTGAGTCCGGTTCAACTCTCCGCATTGAGGTTCTCAAAATCCTTCACAAAGACTCgaaaagagtcaagacatACTATGGAGAAACACCCCCTGATTTTTTCAACACAAAGGCGCGGTGTAAAGTCACCATTTTTGACATGAGCTCAGGTCCACCACAAGTCCTGCATTGCCAGAGTCAGCTATGTGACCTGATAACCTTCCAAAACCCGGCCGGGCCATATCGTATTGCCCGCGTTGACTTGCCTCGCCCGTTTTTTGTTCCTCACGAGAGCATTCTAATCAATCGACCCGACGATGGAGGTTTCGACCTGTCGGACTCGTACCAATTGGTGATAGAGCTGGAGGCTGCCAATGAAACCAATTGGCCGCCGTTGGACGAGCAAGACTTTGGCATACCTTTGCAGTCTCTATATCCACCCTGGGGGACGACTCGACAGTGGATTCTATCTAGCACATTTGACAGCGTTTTTGGGAGATTAAAACATCCTCTCAGCCTCTCAGCAAGGTATCCATCCGACCAATCCAGCTACCAGACGAACTATGTAATGTCAGTTGACCTTCGGTGGACGGCTGGATTCAAGGCCCTGAGACGCCTTGAAAAGGGGTCCATGGGCTGCATCAATGCAATTGATCCAGATGTGGACATGTACAGCGACAGTGTCCTCGGCCAACCTTGTGAAAATGGGGCTAATGGCGTCAATGGTCATATACACGGCGAATCACTTCATGACCAAGATGATGAGCTTACTGGGGATCAGACTCCATCTCGATCGTTAAGAACTCGagaaaagaacaagatatATAATCTGAAAGTACTCAGCGATCAAGCAATCGGGAGAGAGAAGAAACAGCGCGGGAGAAATCTTAATCCAGAGACGAATGACGGCCGGGTGCAATACATCCTACCAACTGACCAACCCATTTCTTTGGACTACCACCGCTGTGTAAGTTGCGGCGCGTATCATGACTCAATGGACCAACTGCAGCTACACCTACAATCGTCTCACCCAGCATACAACTATATCCTTGAGTCGACAAGCCAGGGCCCCCTATTTCGAGTATCTTCACTTCGGGAACCGACGGTTTCTCCGCACAAAGCTATTCATCTGGGACGGGCAACGAAGCCCTTCAACCTTCAAACCCTCATATCCGGGGACCAGAGTTGGGCATTGTCGCGACTCGGGCTTGATGCAGACGAAGTCTTTAAGTCTCCAACAAAGAGCTTTCTTGACCGAGTGCAGTCAGGATCGCCCGTTGCAAAGCCTCCTAAACTCCCATTACGCCGACCTGTCAAGGCGACAAAGATCAGCAAGGTTTTGGTGCCAAAAATTCCACAACCACTTTTCCACCCTATaagcaaagccaagttgaAGCCTGGGCAAGAAGTCCCTCAGAATGTTCTGGACAGTACTTGGTTGATACAAAGGCACCGTGAAAGCATAGCAGAATTCTCTGATGTCACTGCGGCGGAGAAGGAGTATATATGGGAATGGGACGGCTATATTCTACAGCAGAACATTACCTCAGCTGCGTATTTCTCCCGTAACTGGCTAGGTTTTGTTGAAGAAAAGGCCAGCTGGCTCTCCGGGAAAGACCACCGGATGCTTGAGTTTGGTAAACACGCAAGTGTGCTGTTGGCACGAGATGCcctggatgatgaggacttgCAGCAAGCTTTCAAGTACATCAATGAAGCAAGAGCAAAACTTACCCATGGCCAAACCCAGCAAACGGAGACATCGGGAATCGATGGGCAGGCGAAAGACAtggccagcaccaagcaGTCCCTGAAAGTCTCGCAAATCCGCAAGGGGGCCAATGGCTGCACCGTTTGCCAACTTCCCGTTCTCGGCCCGCGGCTCCTCTTGTGCGCCAATGTCGTAAGATTCCCCAAACCCTGCTTGCAGTGGACCGAGAGAACGATAGAGAGAGTCCTAGGCTAA
- a CDS encoding Tpt phosphate/phosphoenolpyruvate translocator family protein (similar to Magnaporthe oryzae 70-15 XP_003716808.1) — protein sequence MEKFPDHIDAPRVPNGISRSPSPLKPASGYGLPNGSISHSDRRSAAPAAKKENGHSLSGLNGHTQNLTPWSEGSRRGHGRQKSLSDAFRTIRTRKGSVSQNAHEIADALRAPVSPKLVILCLMWYTSSALTNTSSKSILNAFDKPATLTLVQFAFVSSLCILLAWLATVFPGLRDRVSALRHPIRQPSRDVLMATLPLAAFQIGGHLLSSTATAKIPVSLVHTIKGLSPLFTVLAYRIFYDIRYPQATYWSLIPLTIGVMLACSGKHSYGGQMLGVIQALLATLIFVTQNIVSKKIFNEAAKAEAEGPGGRSKKLDKLNLLCYSSGMAFVVTLPIWFWSEGITLLKDFLHDGSLDLSNKKDAMDHGRLTLEFVFNGVFHFAQNILAFILLSMVSPVTYSVASLIKRVFVIVMAILWFRSPTTPIQAVGIALTFLGLYLYDRSSESNRADRKARLMTESRAGSPLLPLEERPSRPGSSMNGAAARPLNGGYFSSLSSGNHSKKSID from the exons ATGGAAAAGTTCCCTGATCATATCGATGCGCCCCGTGTGCCCAATGGCATATCTCGATCTCCCAGCCCCTTGAAACCAGCGTCCGGCTATGGCCTTCCCAATGGCAGTATTTCACATTCCGATCGCCGGTCGGCAGCGCCTGctgcaaagaaggaaaatgGTCACAGCCTCTCAGGGCTCAATGGTCATACTCAAAACCTCACGCCTTGGTCCGAGGGCTCAAGGCGAGGGCATGGTCGCCAAAAGAGCCTGAGTGACGCATTTCGAACCATTCGCACCAGAAAAGGGAGTGTCAGCCAGAATGCGCACGAGATTGCCGACGCCCTGCGCGCTCCCGTATCCCCCAAACTTGTT ATTCTCTGCCTCATGTGGTATACGTCTTCCGCCTTGACCAATACCTCCTCGAAATCCATCCTCAACGCCTTTGACAAACCCGCGACCTTGACTTTGGTCCAGTTTGCCTTTGTTTCGTCCCTCTGCATCTTGCTCGCATGGCTAGCAACTGTCTTCCCAGGCCTTCGCGACAGGGTCTCCGCTCTTCGACATCCTATCCGCCAACCATCTCGAGATGTGCTCATGGCTACATTGCCACTCGCGGCATTCCAGATTGGCGGTCACCTATTGAGTTCGactgccaccgccaaaatTCCCGTCTCGCTCGTCCATACGATTAAAGGGCTATCTCCGCTGTTCACGGTGCTAGCCTACAGAATCTTTTATGATATTCGATACCCACAAGCAACTTATTGGTCCTTGATTCCTCTTACAATAGGAGTCATGCTCGCCTGTTCCGGAAAACACAGCTACGGAGGGCAAATGCTTGGAGTAATCCAGGCTCTTTTAGCCACTCTCATTTTCGTCACACAAAACATCGTTTCCAAGAAGATTTTCAacgaggctgccaaggcagagGCAGAAGGCCCCGGTGGTCGCTCCAAGAAGTTGGACAAGCTCAACTTGTTGTGCTATTCGTCAGGGATGGCATTCGTTGTGACGCTGCCTATCTGGTTCTGGAGCGAGGGAATCACCCTGCTGAAGGACTTCTTGCATGACGGTTCGCTGGATTTGAGCAACAAGAAAGACGCTATGGATCATGGCCGTCTAACTCTTGAATTCGTTTTCAATGGTGTATTTCACTTTGCCCAGAATATTCTAGCCTTCATCCTGTTGTCCATGGTGTCACCAGTCACATACTCTGTGGCCAGCTTGATCAAGCGGGTGTTTGTTATTGTCATGGCCATTCTTTGGTTCCGGAGCCCCACGACGCCGATTCAAGCTGTCGGCATCGCCCTGACCTTCCTTGGGCTGTACTTGTATGATCGCTCAAGCGAGAGCAACAGGGCTGATCGAAAGGCACGGCTAATGACCGAGTCTCGAGCAGGCTCTCCCTTGCTGCCCTTGGAGGAGAGGCCAAGCAGGCCAGGGAGTAGCATGAATGGGGCGGCTGCCCGGCCGCTCAATGGAGGCTACTTCAGTTCTCTTTCGTCGGGGAACCACTCGAAAAAGTCAATTGACTAA
- a CDS encoding PSP domain-containing protein produces MAAPKMTKNQMRRAKKKEQKKVQQAEPTINPEQEKGENEEQTEETNTTTGTDSNTTDKKGHDAESRVTTEAPALDDDLDQDPAFAVYKDIFTKFGASLEEDEIAKEANAGNQGTVLYADDDNIPDEDDQDEKPKLSKKKRKELNKLSVAELKALVSIPEVVEWHDVSSSDPRVLVQIKAQRNVVPVPTHWSLKREYLSSKRGIEKAPFRLPQFISDTGITEMRDAVLEKQAEQTLKQKQRERVAPKMGRLDIDYQKLYDAFFRFQTKPELTRFGEVYYEGKEAEVDYQHFRPGDLTEATKEALGMPAGAPPPWLINQQRYGPPPSYPTLKIPGLNAPPPPGGSWGFHPGGWGKPPVDESNRPLYGGDVFGLAQNGAQPQAAQGQLQLGDAVERTLWGELQPREESEEEESEEESEEEEEDADAGGLETPSGMETPSGYSTNLNEYGSGIETSMAGEMDLRKERRGYDTEESSAPRSAYTVLPERQVRAEGFFGSDRVYDLKAGQQAGMPVLGSEDGSRKRKKPGDVDVALDVDSLNQHDGISKDALRQQFEDTNRQEGLGAKWAHDDDLTDLIAEEYHKRQRTEKERQDKKKESRYRF; encoded by the exons ATGGCGGCCCCAAAGATGACCAAGAACCAAATGCGGagggccaagaagaaggaacaGAAGAAGGTTCAACAAGCTGAG CCAACAATCAATCCCGAGCAAGAAAAGGGTGAAAATGAAGAACAAACAGAAGAGACAAATACAACAACCGGCACCGACTCCAATACTACGGATAAGAAAGGCCATGACGCCGAATCTCGTGTCACCACTGAAGCGCCAGCGCTGGACGACGATCTCGACCAAGACCCTGCATTTGCTGTGTATAAGGACATATTCACCAAGTTTGGCGCCTCCCTGGAAGAGGATGAGATAGCCAAGGAGGCTAATGCAGGTAACCAAGGCACAGTGCTTTATGcagacgacgacaacatcccagatgaagatgacCAAGACGAGAAGCCCAAGCTGTCAAAGAAAAAGCGCAAGGAATTGAACAAGCTTTCGGTGGCCGAGTTGAAGGCTTTGGTTTCCATCCCAGAAGTTGTCGAGTGGCACGATGTGTCGTCGTCTGACCCACGAGTTCTCGTTCAGATCAAAGCTCAACGCAATGTTGTACCAGTACCGACTCACTGGTCGCTTAAACGAGAGTACCTGTCATCCAAGAGGGGCATCGAGAAGGCTCCCTTTCGGCTACCTCAGTTTATTTCCGACACTGGTATTACCGAGATGCGAGACGCCGTGCTAGAGAAACAAGCCGAACAAACTTTgaagcaaaaacaaaggGAACGAGTCGCCCCAAAGATGGGTAGGTTAGATATCGATTATCAAAAGCTTTATGATGCCTTCTTTCGCTTTCAGACGAAACCAGAACTTACGCGTTTTGGTGAGGTATACTACGAAGGGAAGGAGGCAGAAGTTGACTACCAACATTTTCGACCAGGAGACTTGACCGAGGCTACCAAGGAAGCTCTTGGAATGCCCGCTGGAGCTCCCCCTCCGTGGCTGATTAACCAACAACGCTACGGACCCCCTCCCTCTTATCCAACTCTCAAGATCCCTGGCCTGAATGCCCCTCCGCCTCCAGGTGGTTCATGGGGCTTCCACCCAGGCGGATGGGGCAAACCGCCTGTGGATGAAAGCAACAGACCTCTATATGGCGGTGACGTGTTTGGCCTCGCTCAAAACGGAGCCCAGCCGCAGGCAGCTCAAGGTCAGCTGCAACTTGGCGACGCTGTGGAACGAACCCTCTGGGGAGAGCTCCAACCCCGCGAGGAGTCCGAAGAGGAAGAATCTGAAGAAGAgtccgaggaggaggaagaggatgctgatgccggTGGTCTGGAAACACCCAGTGGTATGGAGACTCCGAGTGGCTATTCTACCAATTTGAACGAGTATGGGTCTGGTATAGAGACGTCGATGGCAGGTGAAATGGACCTAAGGAAGGAGCGCAGAGGTTATGACACCGAAGAATCATCTGCACCCAGATCTGCATACACCGTCCTACCAGAGCGCCAGGTACGAGCTGAGggcttctttggcagcgACCGCGTCTATGATCTGAAAGCTGGCCAACAAGCCGGAATGCCAGTCCTAGGCTCAGAAGATGGCTCTCGCAAACGAAAGAAGCCTGGTGATGTCGACGTTGCTCTTGACGTGGATTCACTAAACCAGCATGATGGTATCAGCAAAGATGCTCTCAGGCAGCAGTTCGAGGATACCAATAGACAGGAAGGTCTCGGAGCCAAGTGGGCTCATGACGACGATCTTACAGACCTTATTGCCGAGGAATACCACAAGCGACAGCGCACCGAAAAGGAGCgccaggacaagaagaaagagagcCGATACAGATTTTAA
- a CDS encoding histone deacetylase clr3 (similar to Aspergillus terreus NIH2624 XP_001218440.1) gives MEEHLAMDVDDHPMRDADMANGVSHDTGARPEDDDDTASEEVSYEDGTDLDAQDLALEQLRRRGLLPTGCCYDDRMKLHMNADFSPNTHHPEDPRRIHEIFKAFKRVGLVYSGPEAELPKIIKECPTRYMWRIPVRPATREEICLAHSSEHMTWVEQLDKLSTAELRELTKRYDQGRESLYVGSMSYPAALLSAGGAIDTCKNVVAGQVKNAFAVIRPPGHHAEYDAPMGFCFFNNVPVAVRVCQQDYSDVCRKVLILDWDVHHGNGIQNIFYDDPNVLYISIHVYQNGNFYPGKPPNPETPDGGIENCGTGPGLGKNINIGWHDQGMGDGEYMAAFQRIVMPIAKEFNPDLVVISAGFDAADGDELGGCFVTPPCYAHMTHMLMSLADGKVAVCLEGGYNLSAISNSAVAVARTLMGEPPPKMIIPKLNKEAARTLAKVQAYQAPYWECMRPGVVDVPAVQSLNANRLHDVIRSAQRLLLQEKHNMLPLYVQRDQLYKSFENQVLVTPNLHNSRRMLVIIHDPPQLLAQPDAIDSSLEAHNAWVVDGVTQYIDWAVGQKFGIMDINVPPYITNDDDMDSYIPGYKERALQEQVQQLMNYLWDNFLQLYDADEIFLMGVGNAYLGVKVLLINRDCKSKISGVVNFVTGNLRPVKSDIDPDLSSWYKENSRVYVASDHACWSDHDLTKKVQKRRFGTVVRSPKLGLNKMMQEHADEAQEWILARVSTTSGGDTTEEEDEDEENGGTKST, from the exons atgacgacgatacTGCTTCTGAAGAAGTCAGCTATGAGGATGGCACCGACCTTGATGCGCAGGACCTGGCCCTGGAGCAGCTTAGACGGCGTGGACTGCTTCCCACCGGCTGTTGCTACGATGATCGTATGAAACTGCACATGAATGCAGATTTCAGCCCAAATACCCACCATCCTGAGGATCCGCGTCGCATTCACGAAATCTTCAAGGCTTTCAAGCGGGTCGGTCTGGTGTACTCTGGGCCAGAAGCTGAGCTGCCAAAAATAATCAAGGAATGCCCTACACGATACATGTGGAGGATTCCCGTTCGTCCCGCGACTCGCGAGGAGATTTGTCTGGCACACTCTTCCGAACACATGACCTGGGTGGAACAACTGGACAAGCTGAGCACGGCTGAGCTTCGCGAACTGACAAAGAGATACGACCAGGGACGAGAATCTCTCTACGTCGGAAGCATGTCATATCCCGCTGCTCTTCTATCCGCCGGTGGTGCTATTGATACCTGCAAGAATGTGGTGGCTGGCCAGGTCAAGAATGCATTTGCCGTCATCAGACCTCCCGGACATCATGCCGAATATGATGCTCCAATGGGCTTCTGCTTTTTCAACAACGTACCAGTCGCCGTTCGTGTATGCCAGCAGGATTACTCGGATGTTTGCCGCAAAGTTCTTATTCTAGATTGGGATGTTCACCATGGAAATGGCATCCAAAACATATTTTATGACGATCCCAACGTCCTCTATATTTCTATTCACGTCTACCAAAATGGCAATTTTTACCCCGGGAAGCCTCCAAACCCGGAAACACCAGACGGAGGAATCGAAAACTGTGGCACTGGCCCTGGCCTGGGAAAGAacatcaacattggctgGCACGACCAAGGCATGGGCGACGGCGAATACATGGCTGCCTTCCAAAGGATCGTCATGCCTATTGCAAAAGAGTTCAATCCTGACCTTGTAGTTATATCTGCTGGCTTTGATGCGGCAGACGGGGACGAGCTGGGTGGATGTTTTGTCACTCCGCCCTGCTACGCACACATGACCCATATGCTCATGTCTCTGGCTGACGGCAAGGTGGCCGTATGTCTCGAAGGAGGGTACAATCTTTCCGCCATCTCGAACTCTGCGGTGGCCGTTGCACGCACGCTCATGGGAGAACCGCCACCAAAGATGATAATACCGAAGCTCAACAAGGAAGCTGCACGAACGCTGGCAAAGGTTCAAGCTTACCAGGCTCCTTACTGGGAATGCATGCGTCCAGGAGTAGTCGACGTTCCTGCTGTTCAGTCTCTAAACGCAAATCGCTTACATGACGTAATACGGAGTGCCCAACGGCTACTTCTGCAGGAGAAGCATAACATGCTTCCTCTTTATGTTCAAAGAGACCAGTTATACAAGTCGTTCGAAAACCAGGTTCTGGTTACGCCGAATCTTCACAATTCTAGAAGGATGCTGGTCATCATTCACGACCC CCCGCAATTACTCGcacaaccagacgccatTGATTCGTCATTGGAAGCGCATAATGCATGGGTG GTGGACGGAGTGACCCAGTATATCGACTGGGCTGTCGGTCAGAAATTTGGCATCATGGATATTAACGTGCCGCCTTACATTACGAACGACGAT GACATGGATTCTTATATTCCGGGCTATAAAGAAAGGGCCCTCCAAGAGCAAGTTCAACAGCTTATGAACTATCTTTGGGATAATTTCTTGCAATTGTATGACGCGGATGAGATCTTTCTTATGGGAGTAGGTAATGCCTACCTCGGGGTAAAGGTCCTTTTAATTAATCGAG ATTGCAAATCGAAAATATCTGGAGTTGTGAACTTTGTCACAGGAAATTTGcgtccagtcaagtccgACATCGATCCAGACCTTTCATCATGGTACAAAGAGAATTCAAGGGTCTATGTTGCCAGCGACCATGCCTGTTGGTCAGATCAtgacttgaccaagaaggtGCAGAAACGAAGATTCGGAACTGTTGTTCGCAGTCCTAAGCTCGGCCTCAATAAGATGATGCAAGAGCATGCAGACGAAGCACAGGAATGGATTCTGGCGCGGGTCTCGACTACAAGCGGCGGTGACACCacagaagaggaagatgaagacgaagagaacGGCGGCACTAAGTCCACTTAA